The Terriglobales bacterium genomic interval CCGAACTGAGGGGTACGGCGTAGATACGGTCCGCGACGCGGAAGAGGAGAGCCTTGATGATGGCCAGGGTCAGCGGCACCTTGAGCAGGAAACGGGTGCCGTGGCCGGGATCGGTCTCGATGGAAATGGTGCCCTTCAGCCGTTCCAGGACGCTGCGCACGACATCCATGCCGACGCCGCGGCCGGAGAGCCCGGTGACCTGCTCGGCGGTGCTCAGGCCGGAGTGGAAGATCAGGTTCAAGGCATCGGTGTCGCCCAAGCGGGCCGCTTCTTCGGACTCGAGGAGGCCGTGTTCAACCGCCTTGCCGATGACCTTGGCGCGGTCGATGCCGCGACCATCGTCGGTGATCTCGATGACGATCTGGTTGCCCTGGTGGTAGGCGTTGAGGCGGACCGTGCCCTGGGGCGGTTTGCCGGCGGCGACGCGCTCGGCCGGCGATTCGATGCCGTGGTCCACGGCATTGCGCACCAGGTGGGTGAGCGGTTCGGCCAGCGCGTCGAGGATGCTCTTGTCCAGGTCGGTGTCCTCGCCGCTGATCACCAGCTCGACTTCCTTGCCCGCCACCTTAGCCACGTCGCGCACTACTCGCGGGAAGCGGCGGAAGAGTTGTTCGACCGGTACCATGCGGATCTTCATCACCGACTTCTGCAGATCGTTCAGCACCCGGGCCTGGAACGCCGTGGCGTCGGCGAAACGGGCCCGCAGCGGGTCCCGGCCGAAACGCTGGTCGAACTCGGTCATCGCCTGGTGGAGCATGGACTTCCCGATGATCAGCTCGCCAACCAGGTTCAGGACGGCATCGATGCGGTCGGCGTCCACGCGCAACAAATTCTCCGGCGCGCTGCCGAAAGGCGTGGTCTGGACCGGTGCCGCTTTGATCTCGGCGGCGGAGGGAAGGGTGATGTCGGCCAGCGGCTCCTCGGTGGAGGGTGCCAGCGAAGGCGCTGGAGTCTCGACGACTTCCTGGATGTCAAGTACGTCCTCCTCGGCGGCGGCCGCTTCGTACGGCCGCACAAGGAGTTCGTTCACCACCGACGGGATACGGCATTTCTTTTCCAGCCAGGTCTGCTTGTGGCGGGTGGTGATGGCGGTTTCGATCAGCGTAGCGTCAGGACAGTCTTCGTCGGGGTGGATGGCCAGCAACCGGCCCGCCTCCGTCAGTACGTTGCGTGCGAGCTGGACCGCGGCGGCGCGCATCGGGCAATCTGGATCGATGCCCAGGGCGATGAAGAAGATCTTCTGGCCCTTGGCGGCGGCATCGGCAATCACCACCTGTTCGTACTCCGTCCAGGCGAAAGCAGGCGCAAAGGCCGACTTGGCCGGCTGGGCCGGCGCTTCGACCAGGTTCTTGATCTGGGCACGCACCCCATCCGGCGCGGGCGGCTGGGTCTTGGCGCGATAGGCGGCCAGCATCTCGTGGAAGGCGTCGGCAGCGGAGAGCACGACCTCGGCGATGCGGCCGTTATGGCGGGCGGCGATCTCCGGGGTCAGCACATCTTCCAGTTCGTGCGCCAGCTCGCTGAGGTCCGAGTACCCGCACGCGGCCGAATCACCCTTCAGGGTGTGGACGGTGCGGCGGATGCTGCGCACGATCTCCGTATCGCCGGGGTGCTTCTCCAGGCGCAGGCCGTCCTCGTTGAGCGTCTGCAGGAGCTCCTGCGCGCTCTCGAAGAAGAGCTCTTTGAGCTCGGCGCCCTGTTCCTCGGAGAAGAAGCCCATGGTCATCCAACCTCGATCCGCTGGTAGGCGGTGCCATTGTTCAGGTGCATCATCTTGAAGCGATCGGTCAGGCCGAAGAGGCTCTCGGCGTGGCCGACGAATAGATACCCCTCGGGATTCAAACAGCGGTAGAACTTGTCGATCAGCCGCTTCTGCTCGGCTTCGTCGAAGTAGATCATGACGTTGCGGCAAAAGATGATGTCATTGCGCTGGGGCAGGAACTCGGTCTTCAGGTTGTGAAAATCGAAGTGGACCAGTTCCTTCACGGCTTTCTTGATGGCGTAGCGGTCGCCCACCTTGTCGAAATAACGCAGGCGGAAGGTGTAATCCACCGGTTCCATGTGATTCTCAGGGTATAAACCCTCCTGGGCGACCCGCAGGACCGAATAGCTGATGTCGGAAGCCAGGATCTCGACCTTCCAGGGCGGAGGGATCAGGGGCTTAGGCGAGGGCATTTCGAAGGGCAGAGGATTGCGCAGGTAGTAATAAGCGAGGGCGTCGCAGACCTGCATGGCCAGGGTGTACGGTTCCTGGCCGGTGGAGCAGCCGGCGCTCCAGATGCGCAGCGACCAGTCGCGGCGCTCCTGCTTGCGGTGCAGCATCTGCTCCAGCACCACCTTGGCGAAGAGGTCGAGCTGCGGCTTGTTGCGGAAGAAACTGGTCTCGTTGACGGTGAGGTTCTCGAGCAGAGCGGCCAGCTCGGCCTTGCCCTCGCGGCTGGTGAGCAGGCGGTAATAGTGGTAGAAGGAATCCAGCTGGGTGGCCTTGAGACGCCGTTGCAGGCGGTCCTGCAGGAAGTGCACCCGGCGCTCGTCGAAGTACATGCCGCACTCCTGGTAGACGAGGGTCTGGAGCAGCTTCAGTTCGGCATCACTCAGCTGGACAGGAATGGACGTCGTGGTCACCATGGAGTCCTTCTGCCGGGTCGGTGACCCGGACGTTCAGCAACGCGATCACGCCGGCACCTCAGCCTGCGCCTCGGCAAAGCGGTCAAGCCGGCGCAGTTCGCCGGGCTTGAGGATCCGAGAGAGGTCGACCAGGATGATGAGCCGGCCGTTCAGCTTTCCCACTCCCGTGACGTAATTCAGTTCGTTCTCCTCGTACACCTGGGGAGGCTGGTCGATCTCGGCGGCGGGGATCTTCAGGACTTCGGAAGCCGAGTCCACGACCAGGCCGACCAGCTTGCCCTCGACCTCGGCCACCAAGATGCGGTTCTTCTTACCGCGCGCGATCTCCTTCTCCCCGAAACGCTTGCGCAGGTCCACCACCGAGATGATGCGACCGCGCAGGTTGATGACCCCTTCGACGCAGGCCGGAGCCTCGGGGACGGCGGTGATCTCGGGCACGCGCACGATCTCGTGCACCAGGGCGATGGGGACGCCGAAGGTCTCCTTACCGATGCGGAAGCCGACGATGTGCAGTTCCTTGGCCATTGCGTCCTCGCTCAGGAACGGGCCGCGGCGGCGTAATGCGTCGCGTGGCTGCGCTCCTCGCCGAACGGCGCCTGCTTGGAAGCGTGGCGGCCGTGGCCGTTGCTTCCGCTTGCGGAGGCTTCCAGCGCGAAGCGGTCCATCGCTTCGAGCAGGCTGCGGGCCATCTTCGACATCTGCTCCGCCGAGGCCGCCAGCTCGGTGGAGCTGGAAGTGGATTGCTGAGTCAGTTCGCGCATCCGCTCCATGGCTTTGACCACGGCCTGGGCGCCCGAGGCCTGCTCCTCGACCGAGGAGTTGATCTCGTGCGTGATCTCGTTCAGGCGGGTAGTGGCCTTGGCGATCTGCGAGGAGCCGTGCGACTGCTCGTTGGTGGCCGCGCCGATCTCTTGGGCGAACTTGTACACCTCGGTCACCACGTTGGAGATCTTCTTGAGCGCGGCGCTCAGGTCGCTGCCCAGGGTCAGACCGTCGTTGACGATGGCGGTGCTCTTCTCCATGTTGTCCACGGCCTTGCGCGATTCGTTCTGGATGCTGCGGATCAGGTCGCTGATCTCCTTGGTGGACTGCGCCGATTTCTCCGCCAGTTTGCGGACCTCGTCGGCGACCACGGCGAAGCCCAGCCCGTGCTCGCCCGCGCGCGCCGCCTCGTTGGCGGCGTTCAGGGCCAGCAGGTTGGTCTGCTCGGCCAGGTCGTCGATGACCTCGATGATCTTGCCAATGTCGTCGGCGCGCTGTCCCAACACCCCGATGATGCCGGACGAGGTATGGATGGAATCGTTGATCTTGTTCAGCCCCTGGGTGGCCTTGTCCATGGTGACGATTCCACTCTGCACTTCCTCGCGCGAGCGCTGGGAAATGTCGAGCAGCACCTTGGCGGTGTCGGCCACGCGCTGGATGGAGGCGACCATCTCGTCGATGGAGGCCGAGGTCTCGCTGACGCTGGAGGCCTGCACTTGGGTGTTCTTCACCATGTTCTGCACATTGATGGACATCTCGTGCATGGTGCTGGTGACCTCGTCGATCGCCTGCGAGGCCTGGATGCTGACCTTGGCGGATTCCTCGCTGGCGCCGGCCACCTGGTTGGAACCACTGGCGACCTGCGAGGCGCTGTCGCGCACGCTAGTGACCAGCTTGCGCAGGCCGCCGATCATGCTGGTGAACGCTAACGCGAGCGTGTCCTTGTCGGAACGGGGCTGCACTTCCAGCCCCAGATTGCCGCCGGCGATGGCCTCGGAAACGGCTGCCATCTCCTTCAGGTAAGTGACCATGCGCTCGAAGGTGCGTGCCAGTTCGCCGATCTCGTCGTTGCGGCTGATGTCGACCGACTGGTTCAGGTCGCCGGATTCGCCGATCTGACGGGCTACGGCCATCAGATGCGAGAGCGGATGAGTGATGGACCGCGCCGTGAATACTGCGACCCCGGCGCCGCAGATGAGCGCCAGCAGCGTGCCCAGGATCGAGACCACCAAGGTGATGGTGGAAGCGGTCTCGTTGAACTTCTGTTGCGATTCCCGATTGGCGGCCGTGGCTTGCTTGGCATCGTCGAGGGGCTCAGCGGATTTCCGCAGCCATTCGGTGGGATTCTGCTGCAGATAGAAGATCTGGAGTTCCGCGACCGTGGCGTTGCCGCCATCCACGTCTTTGCGCTTGCTGATCATGGCGCCGGCGAACGAGGTCACCCAGCTCTGTTCCGCTTCCTTGACCCGGGTCAGGGCGGTGCGTTCCCGCTCCGAATCCGCCAGCCTGAGGGCGTGGTTGAGCAGTTCGTTCAGCTTGGAGACGCCTGCGTTCATCTGGTCCAGTTCGCGGGTGTCACCGCTGAGCAGGTAATTGCCCAACAGGAGGCGGTTCTGCATCATCTGGAAGCGAACCGCCTCGGTGGCCTGTTCCATCTCCGCCGACCTGGCCGCGGCCGACCGCGCCGACCGCTCGCGCAGCATCGCCGCCATGCTGAGCAGGAACAGCACCATCACGATGGAAAGGATCGCTCCAAAGCCCACGTATAGTTTCTTGCGGATACTCATATCTGCCTCTTCACGTACTGCTTCGCGCTAGCTCGCGGGATTAAAGTTGAACTGCACGATGGTCGTGGTCTCGTCTTTCCCCGGTTCGTACTTCCATTTCTTGACGGCGTCGACGGCGGGGTCGATCAGCAGGGGGTGTCCCCCGAGAGCCTTTGCCGACTTCACGCTGCCGTTGGGTGCGATGGTGACTTGCACCTTTACGGTGCCGCTCACGTTCATCTTGCGGGCCAGCTCGGGATACATCGGCGATACCTTTGTCTTGACCTTGCGCTCGGCCTCTTCCTGGGCCGAAGCGGTTTGCGCCGCCACCATGACAGCCAGCAGCGCGATGATTGCGATTCCCATCCAACGCATGATCTTTCGCAGCAGCACAGAATCCTCCAGAAGCGTGAGGTTCAACCCGCCGACATAAGTGCAAGGCCGATGCCAATGTGCAGAAAGTGCCAGTCTCAACCTAATAATTTCAAATAAATAACTTATTTTCAGACATTTACATCAATGTTTATAGGCCGAGAAAGGGGCGTGCTTGGAGGCCGGGAGCGTCTCATGAGCAGCCTTGGCAGCGCCTATCTGTCTCAGGCTGAGATGCGGCCGGAGACTGGCTTCCTCGGGAGTAACTATCTGGGACTCTTATTTGCTTGACTCAATTTGAGATTAGACGGTACTTTCGCACCGTCTCAGCACCCAGTCCGGGTTCCTAAGCGCCGCCACACCATGAGTATCCGCAACGAATCCGCAACCCCGGATACCTCGCCAGGTGTGGACAGTCCTTTCCAAGCTTTGTTGCTCGAGATCTCTACTGCCTGCCGTGAAGGACGCACCCTGGCGGAGCTGATCTCACTGTTCTGCAAGGCGACGCGGGGGTTCTTCGCCTTGGATGGGGTGTATTACTGGAGACTGGCGGACGGGGAGCAGTTGGTCGGCGTGGATGCCGACGGCTTCCAGGCGGAGCGGTTCCGCGCCTCCACCTTGCGCATGAGCGAAAGCGCGGTCGCGGTGGAGGCGGTCAAGAGCCGGCACACGGTGTATGCGAACCATCTCGACCCGCTGAAATACCCGATGGCGGGGGATTTCCAGGCGAAGTCGTTGATGGCGGCGCCACTGATCGTTGGCGGGGATGTGATCGGGGCCATCGTCTTTCTCAGCCGTGACGACGGCGAGCACTTCGATGAAGACTTGGCCGGCAAGGCCACCATCCTGGCGTCGTACCTGGGCAGCCTGATCGAAACCCTGCAGCGCTCCGAGCGGCACCGCAAGCGCGCCGAGGACCTGATGGCCCTCGCCCTGGAATTGAGCGCGTCGTTGCGCTTGCCGGAGTTCGCCCGTAGCTTCACCGAGCGGGTCACCGGGATGTTAGGGGCGCAAGCCGGCGCCCTGGCGCTCTCGCAGGGCTCCAGCCTGGAGACTATCGTCCTCCATGAGCCGGGCGAGCCCAGCGACAAGGCACAGGTGCGGCGGCTGACTGCGGCTCTGAGCGACGTGGCCGCGGAACGCTCCTCCGCCCTGCTGCAGGGCGATGCTGCCCAATTGCTGGGACCGGGCATCGCCGCGGCGTTGGGCTGGCGCGACCTGGTCGTGGTACGGCTGGTGGGCGCGGATCAGGAGCTGCTGGGGCTGCTCTGCCTGGCGAATCTCGATCACGAGTTGTCCCAGCCCGACCGCAACCTGCTGCAAGCGGTCTCGGCGCACGCTTCGGTGGCGCTGGAGAACTCGCGCCTGTTCTCCCGCATCGCGCAATCCAACAAGCACTGGGCGGAGATCTTCGATTCCATCACCGACTTCATCGTGGTGCACGACGACGCCCACCGCGTGTTGCGGGTGAACCTGCCCCTGGCGCAATTCATCGGGGTGCGGCCGGCGGAGCTGATCGGGGTGGGCATGCGCGCCCTGGTCTCGATCGCCGCCGACGCCGGCGACCAGCCGTGCCCCTTCTGCCGCGTGGGGATGGAGAAGAGCGACGAGTACATCCACCCGGTGCTGGACCGGACGTACCTGGTCTCGACCTCGCGGGTGCGGGGAGCGCTGAACGAGGGGTTGCAGACCATCCACGTGCTCAGGGACATCACCGACCGGCGGGAGGCGGAACGGCGCTATCGCGAGTTGCTGGACAACATCCAGGAAGGCATCTTCTTCTCCACGCCGGAAGGGCACTTCGTCGAGGTCAATGACGCGCTGGTCCGCATGCTCGGCTATGACAGCCGCGAGCAACTCCTGCAGATCGACATCCGCACCGAGCTCTATCCCGAGCCGGAGCAACGGCGGCGGTTCATCGAGGCCATCGAGAAGCAAGGCATGGTGCGGAACTTCGAAGAAGCGCTGCGGCGGCGTGACGGCACCCTCGTGCATACCCTGGAGAATGCGTTCGCAGTGCGCGACGCGAAGGGCGTGGTCATCCAGTATCGCGGGGTGATGCTCGACATCAGTGAAGTCAAGGCCTTCCAGGCGCAGCTGCAGCGGGAGCGCGACTTCAACACCAAGATCCTGAACAACACCCAGAGCATGATCCTGGTAGCGGACACCGCCGGGTTGGTGAGCTACGCCAACCGCCGCTGCTTCGAGCACGGCAATTTTCGCGAAAGCGAGCTGCTCGGCCATCAACTGCTGGAATTCGTCGCCCCCCAGCGGCGGGAAGCGATGGCCGCGGCTTTCGAAGCCGTCCTGGCCGGCCAGCAAGTGAACAATCTCGAGCTTCCCATGATGCGGCCGGACGGCAAGCTGTCGCAGTTCTCCATCAATCTCAGCCCCATGCGGGACGAGCGTGGGGAGGTGAACAGCATGGTGGCGGTCATGACCGACGTCACCGACGCCGCCATGCTGCAAGGCAAGCTGATGCACGCCGAGAAGATGGCGGCGGTCGGCCAGCTGGTCTCCGGCGTCGCCCACGAGGTCAACAACCCGCTGACCGCGATCCTGGGATTCGCCGACCTGCTGCTGGAGCAGGAGGACGTCCCGGAATCGGCGCACAAGAACCTGAAGGTGATCGTGCAGGAGGCGCAGCGAACCAAGACCATCGTGCAGAACCTGCTCAGCTTCGCGCGGCAGATGCCGGCGGAGCACCGCGCCGTCCAGGTGAACCCGATCCTGCGGCGCACCCTGCAACTGCGCGCCTACGACTTCGCCAGCCACGGGGTGGACATCGTGGAGCGGCTACGCGACGGGATGCCGGATATCGTGGGCGACGCCCAGCAACTGCAGCAGGTCTTCCTGAACATCATCAACAACGCCTACGACGCGGTGCGGGAGACGGAGCGCCGCGGCACCATCGAGGTGGAGACTTCTTACGTCAACGGCGGCATCGAGGTCGCGTTCCGCGATAACGGCCGCGGCATCCAGTTCCCGGAGCGCATCTTCGATCCGTTCTTCACCACCAAAGAGGTTGGCAAGGGCACCGGACTGGGGCTGAGCATCTGTTACGGCATCGTGCGCGAGCACGGAGGCGACATCATCTGCCATAACAATGAGGGCAGGCCGGGGGCCACATTCATCGTACGCTTGCCGGCGGCTGCGGGGCCGGCGGCAGTGGCGGCCGCGGCGGGAGCGCAGGCATGAGCACCGCGAGTCAGCAGGTCTTGCCCATCCTGGTGATCGAGGATGAAGCGTCGGTGATGGGCTTCCTGGTGGCCGCGCTGGAGCGCGCCGGCTACCGCACCGCCCAGGCCGCGAGCGGGGCGGATGCCCTGCGCATGCTGGCGGTCGCCAGTTATCTGGGAGTGGTCTCCGACATGCGCACCCCGGGCGGGGTGAACGGCGCCGATGTCCACGCCTGGCTGGCCGCCAATCGGCCGGAACTGGTCTCCCGCGTCGTCTTTATCACCGGCGACACGGTCAACGAGGAGACGCAGCAGATTCTCCGCCACACCGGGGCGCCCTGTATCGAGAAGCCGTTCCGGGTGCAGCAGCTGATCCAGTGCGTGGAAAAGACCATTGGGAAGGCCCGATGACCGACGACTACCGCATCAAGTTCCTGATCGTGGACGACGAGCAGAGCATCCGCAAGCTGTGCATGACCATCGGCGCTTCGCTGGGCTTCGACTGCACCGAGGCGGAGAGCGGTGAGGCCGCCCTGGTACAGCTGGAAGCCGAGTGCCCCGACATCCTGATCGCCGACCTGATGCTGCCCAAGATGAGCGGCGTGGAGCTGTTGCAGCAGGTCAAGAACCTGCAGCCCGGTTGCGAGGTGGCCATCATGACCGGCCACGGCTCCATCGAGAGCGCGGTGCAGGCTATGAAACTGGGCGCGTACCACTACATCCAGAAGCCGTTCCGGGTGGAAGAGGTCAAACTCATCCTGCAGCGCATGGCGGAGAAGGTACGCCTGGTAGCCGAACGCGATTTTCTGCGCGACCGGCTGAGCACGGAGAGCCAGCTCAATGACATCACCGGCTCGTCGGCCAAGATCCAGGATGTGCTGCGCATGATCGCCCGCCTGAAGGACACCCGCACCCCGGTGCTCATCACCGGGGAGAGCGGAACGGGCAAGGAGTTGGTGGCGCGCGCCATTCACTTCCGCGGGTCCTTCGCCAAGCGTCCCTTCGTCGCGGTGGATTGCGGCGCCCTGGTGCCCACGCTGATCGAGAGCGAGCTGTTCGGCTATGAGAAGGGCGCCTTCACCGGGGCGCTCAAGTCGAAGCACGGGCTCTTCCAGGCGGCCAACGGCGGCACCATCTTCCTGGACGAGATCGGCGAGCTGCCGCAGGAGATGCAGGCCAAACTTCTGCGCGTGCTGCAAGAGAAAGAGGTCCGACCGGTGGGCAGCAACGATCGGCAGAAGGTGGACGTGCGGGTGATCGCAGCCACCAACCGCGACCTGGAGGCAGCCTACAAGGCCGGCACCTTCCGCAAGGACCTTTTCTTCCGCCTCAATGTGGTGACCATCCACCTGCCGCCGCTAAGGGAGCGGAAGTCGGACATCCCCAGCCTAGTGCGGTGCTTCCTGCTGGACCATTCACCCGACACCCCCATCCAGGTGATGCCCGAAGTGCTGCGCTGCCTGCTGCGGTATGACTGGCCGGGGAACGTGCGCGAGTTGCAGAACTGCATCGAGCGGGCGATCGCCTTGGGGAACAAGCAGACCATCGACATCGCCGACCTGCCGCCGGCCATACGGGAAGCTCGCGCCGGGGCGCCTGCGGTCTTCGAAACCGAGGCCATCCCTGAGCACGATGGGGAAGCGGCCTCGGGATCGGCAACCGACCTGGAAGATATCGAACGCATGACCATCCAGCGCGTCTTCGAACAGGTGGGCGGCGACAAGGCGCTGGCTGGCAAGATGTTGGGCATCAGCCGGGCAACGCTCTACCGAAAGCTCAAGCGCTACAACATCAGCCTGGAGCGCGCCAAGGGCGTTGGCGCTACCTCTGAAGGGTAGGCCCGGCCTGCGACGCGACACCGGCTGGGCTGAGAAACTGTTTCAACCTGAGACGCCGACCCCGGCTTTCCGCTAAGCACCGAGCGAAGCCTTCTGATTTTTCAAGAACTTACGACTTCTGGTGTGGCCTGAATCTTTGGCCGTCGTCGTGCACTTCCACTCTGCGAATCGAAGTGGCTTTCCGCCCGAAGGCTGGGCGGTGCGAGGTCATGTGGCGCAAAAGGCCGTCATTTCTCCGTGGGCAGAGGAACAGTCGGACGTGGCCAGGCTGGCGGGGTTCTTTCCCGCGGCTACCGCCATCCGGGTGCCGGTGCGGGTGGGTCGCATCGAGGGTGACGAAGAAGAAGAGACGGTC includes:
- a CDS encoding response regulator; this encodes MSTASQQVLPILVIEDEASVMGFLVAALERAGYRTAQAASGADALRMLAVASYLGVVSDMRTPGGVNGADVHAWLAANRPELVSRVVFITGDTVNEETQQILRHTGAPCIEKPFRVQQLIQCVEKTIGKAR
- a CDS encoding CheR family methyltransferase — encoded protein: MVTTTSIPVQLSDAELKLLQTLVYQECGMYFDERRVHFLQDRLQRRLKATQLDSFYHYYRLLTSREGKAELAALLENLTVNETSFFRNKPQLDLFAKVVLEQMLHRKQERRDWSLRIWSAGCSTGQEPYTLAMQVCDALAYYYLRNPLPFEMPSPKPLIPPPWKVEILASDISYSVLRVAQEGLYPENHMEPVDYTFRLRYFDKVGDRYAIKKAVKELVHFDFHNLKTEFLPQRNDIIFCRNVMIYFDEAEQKRLIDKFYRCLNPEGYLFVGHAESLFGLTDRFKMMHLNNGTAYQRIEVG
- a CDS encoding chemotaxis protein CheA, translating into MTMGFFSEEQGAELKELFFESAQELLQTLNEDGLRLEKHPGDTEIVRSIRRTVHTLKGDSAACGYSDLSELAHELEDVLTPEIAARHNGRIAEVVLSAADAFHEMLAAYRAKTQPPAPDGVRAQIKNLVEAPAQPAKSAFAPAFAWTEYEQVVIADAAAKGQKIFFIALGIDPDCPMRAAAVQLARNVLTEAGRLLAIHPDEDCPDATLIETAITTRHKQTWLEKKCRIPSVVNELLVRPYEAAAAEEDVLDIQEVVETPAPSLAPSTEEPLADITLPSAAEIKAAPVQTTPFGSAPENLLRVDADRIDAVLNLVGELIIGKSMLHQAMTEFDQRFGRDPLRARFADATAFQARVLNDLQKSVMKIRMVPVEQLFRRFPRVVRDVAKVAGKEVELVISGEDTDLDKSILDALAEPLTHLVRNAVDHGIESPAERVAAGKPPQGTVRLNAYHQGNQIVIEITDDGRGIDRAKVIGKAVEHGLLESEEAARLGDTDALNLIFHSGLSTAEQVTGLSGRGVGMDVVRSVLERLKGTISIETDPGHGTRFLLKVPLTLAIIKALLFRVADRIYAVPLSSVVEITRADESDVHRVDQHEVLQLREEVLTLVRLGKLAPAEASSKGKMFVVVITLAERKFGLAVDRLVGEDELVIKAVDDALVATDMVSGASILGDGTVVLILNIAAVVERLGRSRAVGAHA
- a CDS encoding energy transducer TonB, which codes for MGIAIIALLAVMVAAQTASAQEEAERKVKTKVSPMYPELARKMNVSGTVKVQVTIAPNGSVKSAKALGGHPLLIDPAVDAVKKWKYEPGKDETTTIVQFNFNPAS
- a CDS encoding sigma-54 dependent transcriptional regulator, which codes for MTDDYRIKFLIVDDEQSIRKLCMTIGASLGFDCTEAESGEAALVQLEAECPDILIADLMLPKMSGVELLQQVKNLQPGCEVAIMTGHGSIESAVQAMKLGAYHYIQKPFRVEEVKLILQRMAEKVRLVAERDFLRDRLSTESQLNDITGSSAKIQDVLRMIARLKDTRTPVLITGESGTGKELVARAIHFRGSFAKRPFVAVDCGALVPTLIESELFGYEKGAFTGALKSKHGLFQAANGGTIFLDEIGELPQEMQAKLLRVLQEKEVRPVGSNDRQKVDVRVIAATNRDLEAAYKAGTFRKDLFFRLNVVTIHLPPLRERKSDIPSLVRCFLLDHSPDTPIQVMPEVLRCLLRYDWPGNVRELQNCIERAIALGNKQTIDIADLPPAIREARAGAPAVFETEAIPEHDGEAASGSATDLEDIERMTIQRVFEQVGGDKALAGKMLGISRATLYRKLKRYNISLERAKGVGATSEG
- a CDS encoding chemotaxis protein CheW, producing MAKELHIVGFRIGKETFGVPIALVHEIVRVPEITAVPEAPACVEGVINLRGRIISVVDLRKRFGEKEIARGKKNRILVAEVEGKLVGLVVDSASEVLKIPAAEIDQPPQVYEENELNYVTGVGKLNGRLIILVDLSRILKPGELRRLDRFAEAQAEVPA
- a CDS encoding PAS domain S-box protein — its product is MSIRNESATPDTSPGVDSPFQALLLEISTACREGRTLAELISLFCKATRGFFALDGVYYWRLADGEQLVGVDADGFQAERFRASTLRMSESAVAVEAVKSRHTVYANHLDPLKYPMAGDFQAKSLMAAPLIVGGDVIGAIVFLSRDDGEHFDEDLAGKATILASYLGSLIETLQRSERHRKRAEDLMALALELSASLRLPEFARSFTERVTGMLGAQAGALALSQGSSLETIVLHEPGEPSDKAQVRRLTAALSDVAAERSSALLQGDAAQLLGPGIAAALGWRDLVVVRLVGADQELLGLLCLANLDHELSQPDRNLLQAVSAHASVALENSRLFSRIAQSNKHWAEIFDSITDFIVVHDDAHRVLRVNLPLAQFIGVRPAELIGVGMRALVSIAADAGDQPCPFCRVGMEKSDEYIHPVLDRTYLVSTSRVRGALNEGLQTIHVLRDITDRREAERRYRELLDNIQEGIFFSTPEGHFVEVNDALVRMLGYDSREQLLQIDIRTELYPEPEQRRRFIEAIEKQGMVRNFEEALRRRDGTLVHTLENAFAVRDAKGVVIQYRGVMLDISEVKAFQAQLQRERDFNTKILNNTQSMILVADTAGLVSYANRRCFEHGNFRESELLGHQLLEFVAPQRREAMAAAFEAVLAGQQVNNLELPMMRPDGKLSQFSINLSPMRDERGEVNSMVAVMTDVTDAAMLQGKLMHAEKMAAVGQLVSGVAHEVNNPLTAILGFADLLLEQEDVPESAHKNLKVIVQEAQRTKTIVQNLLSFARQMPAEHRAVQVNPILRRTLQLRAYDFASHGVDIVERLRDGMPDIVGDAQQLQQVFLNIINNAYDAVRETERRGTIEVETSYVNGGIEVAFRDNGRGIQFPERIFDPFFTTKEVGKGTGLGLSICYGIVREHGGDIICHNNEGRPGATFIVRLPAAAGPAAVAAAAGAQA
- a CDS encoding HAMP domain-containing methyl-accepting chemotaxis protein yields the protein MSIRKKLYVGFGAILSIVMVLFLLSMAAMLRERSARSAAARSAEMEQATEAVRFQMMQNRLLLGNYLLSGDTRELDQMNAGVSKLNELLNHALRLADSERERTALTRVKEAEQSWVTSFAGAMISKRKDVDGGNATVAELQIFYLQQNPTEWLRKSAEPLDDAKQATAANRESQQKFNETASTITLVVSILGTLLALICGAGVAVFTARSITHPLSHLMAVARQIGESGDLNQSVDISRNDEIGELARTFERMVTYLKEMAAVSEAIAGGNLGLEVQPRSDKDTLALAFTSMIGGLRKLVTSVRDSASQVASGSNQVAGASEESAKVSIQASQAIDEVTSTMHEMSINVQNMVKNTQVQASSVSETSASIDEMVASIQRVADTAKVLLDISQRSREEVQSGIVTMDKATQGLNKINDSIHTSSGIIGVLGQRADDIGKIIEVIDDLAEQTNLLALNAANEAARAGEHGLGFAVVADEVRKLAEKSAQSTKEISDLIRSIQNESRKAVDNMEKSTAIVNDGLTLGSDLSAALKKISNVVTEVYKFAQEIGAATNEQSHGSSQIAKATTRLNEITHEINSSVEEQASGAQAVVKAMERMRELTQQSTSSSTELAASAEQMSKMARSLLEAMDRFALEASASGSNGHGRHASKQAPFGEERSHATHYAAAARS